In the Muricauda sp. MAR_2010_75 genome, one interval contains:
- a CDS encoding RagB/SusD family nutrient uptake outer membrane protein codes for MKKNKFLGILALIMAIGTMIYSCDDEMLQDPKTDGVSDATVFTSESTAIATVTGVYDAFQGAYGGPDGIPNEYNTKAIHTIDRLTQDWKGNATDEEYRDFELNPDNEISNKMWPVHYYGIGRANVVLYNLPPAIDAGFINEDLGSRLIGEALVLRSIFYYYLTASMGGVPLILEPNTGNSDFFAPRNTEEEVWNQLALDLEDAAPRLPWSYDMEKGRVTRGTAYAMLGSVYMWLGRYDDAVDAFEQLEGHYSLEPNYLDIHALANKNGVESLFEIQFNDEGNLGWERNEEKTFLQSFNMPNEINGGCYGGIPTEALYESFEPGDLRRDYTIIPPGGEHPDPLINISDYPNVQANYGGINTCGTVDEPWLGTDGSVGRTGYYGVKTWRNPLISGWNGPNIFGGQNHIWLRYGEVLISLAEAYHKSGNDAMAMQTLMRVRNRAWGGSAPTPTGDMMDIILQEYRHEIGGEFSLWLCLRRTGEVDSYMQDVFGITIPPGRDLLPIPRTQIDVNPNLEQNPGY; via the coding sequence ATGAAGAAAAATAAGTTTTTAGGAATTTTAGCTCTGATCATGGCCATTGGAACCATGATTTATAGCTGCGACGATGAAATGTTGCAAGACCCGAAGACAGATGGGGTCAGTGACGCAACTGTTTTTACATCAGAATCAACAGCCATTGCAACCGTTACGGGCGTTTATGATGCTTTTCAAGGTGCATATGGTGGTCCTGATGGAATACCAAATGAATACAATACCAAAGCCATCCATACCATTGATAGATTGACCCAAGATTGGAAGGGTAACGCTACGGATGAGGAATACAGGGATTTTGAATTGAACCCTGACAATGAAATATCCAATAAAATGTGGCCGGTGCACTACTATGGAATTGGTCGGGCCAATGTGGTTTTGTACAATCTTCCGCCGGCAATAGACGCGGGTTTTATCAATGAGGACCTTGGAAGCAGGTTGATCGGCGAGGCCTTGGTCTTGCGAAGCATATTTTATTATTACTTGACTGCTTCCATGGGAGGAGTACCACTCATATTGGAACCCAATACCGGTAATTCCGATTTTTTTGCCCCTCGAAACACCGAGGAGGAAGTATGGAATCAACTGGCTTTGGATTTGGAGGATGCAGCTCCAAGATTGCCATGGAGCTATGATATGGAAAAAGGAAGGGTTACTCGAGGTACGGCATATGCCATGTTGGGAAGTGTTTACATGTGGTTGGGCCGTTATGATGACGCCGTTGACGCATTTGAACAATTGGAGGGACACTATTCCCTTGAACCAAACTATCTTGATATACATGCTCTTGCCAATAAGAATGGCGTTGAGTCGCTGTTTGAAATCCAATTCAATGATGAAGGAAATCTGGGGTGGGAAAGAAATGAGGAAAAAACGTTTCTTCAATCCTTTAATATGCCCAATGAGATCAATGGGGGCTGTTATGGGGGAATTCCAACTGAAGCATTGTATGAATCATTCGAACCGGGTGATTTAAGGAGGGATTATACCATCATTCCCCCAGGAGGGGAACACCCAGATCCGTTAATCAACATTTCGGATTATCCAAATGTTCAGGCCAATTATGGTGGAATCAATACCTGTGGAACTGTGGATGAACCTTGGTTGGGCACCGATGGCTCTGTGGGAAGAACAGGCTATTATGGCGTAAAAACTTGGCGCAATCCACTCATAAGTGGTTGGAATGGTCCAAACATCTTTGGTGGTCAAAACCACATCTGGTTACGCTATGGAGAGGTTTTGATAAGTCTAGCCGAAGCATACCATAAAAGTGGCAACGATGCCATGGCAATGCAAACATTGATGCGGGTAAGAAATCGTGCTTGGGGAGGCTCTGCCCCAACTCCAACAGGAGATATGATGGATATTATTTTGCAGGAATACCGTCATGAGATTGGAGGGGAATTCTCCCTTTGGCTCTGTCTAAGAAGGACTGGAGAAGTGGATTCATATATGCAAGATGTGTTCGGTATTACCATTCCCCCTGGGCGTGATCTTTTACCGATTCCCAGGACACAGATTGATGTTAACCCAAATTTGGAACAAAATCCTGGGTATTAA
- a CDS encoding VCBS repeat-containing protein → MKRILFLLVLALTLFSCGEKEQNKANLQFTLLSPADTGIPFSNNIKETDSLNYFTYPYMYMGGGVSAGDINNDGLIDLFFTANMESNRIYLNRGNFKFEDITEQANISGDGRWYTGSTMVDINNDGYLDIYVSVSGKGKNRQNALYINNGDLTFSEKAAEYNIDHNGHTTQGTFFDYDNDGDLDLYLANYPPTQFNSPSELYAFRMKNPRIEASDILFRNDGDGSFTDVTEEAGILNFGLSLSATTGDFNNDGWQDIYVSNDFDSPDYFYVNQQDGTFREVSRNALNHTSQYGMGTDVADYNNDNLLDIGQMDMTPEDNKRSKANMGSMNPALFNRMVRYGLHHQYMQNSLQLNRGVDGNGELRFSEVSRISGLATTDWSWAILFSDLDNDGWKDVFVSNGTRRDINNKDYFKKLDKKLRFNKALTSDEIENIPSEKISNYVFANNGNYTFENVTGEWGMDNKTFSNGALYADLDSDGDMDMVINNVDEPVSIYRNNNPRDHNFLKVKLEGTSENRNGLGSRVFVKSNFGDQMQELTLTRGFQSSVAPELVFGLADQELVEMVKVIWPDGKVSRMQAQKANQVLTFDYRDAQMDEGRAEPRKKLFSTLTLDKLAIDFKHTENAYDDYDKEPLLPHQTSMLGPGMAVGDVNGDGLQDFYIGGASKQAGAMLLQTDEGTFIKASDKTWALDKEAEDMDAVFFDSDGDQDLDLYVVSGGNEFADGAMELQDRLYINDGKGNFTKSKNGLPQMYTSGSRVKPADYDGDGDLDLFVGGRLTPGKYPWPAKSYLLENKGTFFEDQTENLAPDFGNLGMITDAVWTDFDANGTMDIIIVGEWTPILFYSNTTKGFINVTESTGLENTEGWWFSLAQEDFDNDGDMDYVAGNLGLNYKYQASPDEPFEVFADDFDNNGSKDIVLSYYNFGEVFPVRGRSCSSQQIPSITQKFEDYNSFASADLVDIYGKEDLDSAEIHYAAKTFASSYIENLGNGRFSLHKLPNEAQFSSVNGILAMDIDDDGFKDLVLAGNLYVSEIETPRNDASYGTYLRGDGTGKFHALPNMESGLFIGGDVKDLAFMEVDGKKFIIAAKNNDFPQFVRLVKGK, encoded by the coding sequence ATGAAAAGGATACTTTTTCTTTTGGTTTTGGCATTGACCCTTTTTTCCTGTGGGGAAAAAGAACAAAATAAGGCCAATCTCCAGTTCACCTTACTTTCACCTGCGGATACCGGAATCCCATTTTCAAATAATATCAAAGAAACGGATAGCCTCAACTATTTCACTTATCCCTATATGTACATGGGAGGAGGGGTTTCAGCCGGGGACATCAACAATGATGGCCTGATTGACCTTTTTTTTACGGCCAATATGGAATCGAACCGTATCTATCTTAACAGAGGGAACTTCAAGTTTGAGGATATTACCGAACAGGCCAATATTTCGGGTGATGGGAGATGGTATACCGGGAGTACCATGGTGGATATCAACAATGATGGCTATTTGGATATCTATGTAAGTGTATCGGGAAAGGGAAAAAACCGTCAAAATGCACTATATATCAATAATGGGGATTTGACCTTTTCTGAAAAAGCAGCTGAGTACAACATTGACCATAATGGCCATACGACCCAAGGCACATTTTTTGACTATGACAATGATGGGGATTTGGACCTGTACCTGGCCAACTATCCGCCAACACAGTTCAACAGCCCTTCGGAACTTTATGCCTTTAGAATGAAGAACCCAAGGATAGAGGCATCCGATATCTTGTTCAGAAATGATGGAGATGGTTCCTTTACGGATGTGACCGAGGAGGCCGGTATATTGAATTTTGGACTTTCCCTGAGTGCGACAACCGGTGATTTCAACAACGATGGTTGGCAGGACATCTATGTTTCAAACGATTTTGATTCACCCGATTATTTCTATGTGAACCAACAGGATGGAACTTTTAGGGAGGTTTCCCGAAATGCCCTGAACCATACATCCCAATATGGTATGGGAACCGATGTTGCAGATTACAATAATGATAACCTTTTGGACATTGGACAGATGGATATGACCCCTGAGGACAATAAAAGATCAAAAGCCAATATGGGCAGTATGAACCCAGCCCTTTTCAACAGGATGGTGAGGTATGGATTGCACCACCAGTACATGCAGAACAGCCTTCAACTCAATCGTGGTGTGGATGGCAACGGAGAGTTAAGGTTCAGTGAGGTTTCTCGTATTTCGGGATTGGCCACAACGGATTGGAGTTGGGCCATCCTTTTTTCAGATTTGGACAATGACGGTTGGAAGGATGTCTTTGTTTCAAATGGAACTCGAAGGGATATCAACAATAAGGACTACTTTAAAAAGTTGGATAAGAAATTGAGGTTCAATAAAGCACTCACATCCGACGAAATTGAAAATATCCCCTCTGAAAAAATAAGCAACTATGTTTTTGCCAACAATGGCAATTATACATTTGAAAATGTTACAGGGGAATGGGGCATGGACAATAAGACCTTTTCCAATGGGGCATTGTATGCCGATTTGGACAGTGATGGTGATATGGATATGGTCATCAACAACGTTGATGAACCTGTATCCATCTACAGAAACAATAACCCACGCGACCATAATTTTTTGAAGGTTAAACTCGAAGGAACTTCAGAAAATAGGAATGGATTGGGTTCACGGGTGTTCGTAAAGTCCAATTTTGGGGATCAAATGCAGGAATTGACCCTTACAAGGGGCTTTCAATCTTCAGTGGCACCCGAGTTGGTTTTTGGCTTGGCCGACCAAGAGTTGGTGGAAATGGTGAAAGTGATTTGGCCGGACGGAAAAGTGTCCCGTATGCAGGCACAGAAGGCGAATCAAGTCCTGACCTTTGACTATAGGGATGCACAAATGGATGAGGGTAGGGCTGAGCCTAGAAAAAAACTCTTTAGTACCCTTACTTTAGACAAATTGGCCATTGACTTCAAGCATACAGAAAACGCATATGATGACTATGACAAAGAACCGTTGTTACCGCATCAGACGTCAATGCTCGGACCTGGTATGGCCGTTGGAGATGTTAATGGCGATGGGCTACAGGATTTTTATATCGGAGGAGCATCGAAACAGGCGGGAGCCATGCTCCTGCAGACTGATGAGGGCACATTTATAAAAGCAAGTGATAAAACATGGGCTTTGGATAAAGAAGCGGAAGATATGGATGCGGTCTTTTTTGATTCGGACGGTGACCAAGACCTTGACCTTTATGTGGTGAGCGGTGGAAATGAGTTCGCAGACGGTGCAATGGAGCTCCAAGACAGGCTCTATATAAATGATGGAAAGGGGAATTTCACAAAATCAAAAAATGGTTTGCCTCAAATGTACACCAGTGGGTCAAGGGTGAAACCCGCTGATTACGATGGGGATGGTGATTTGGATTTGTTCGTGGGTGGGCGATTGACCCCCGGAAAATATCCATGGCCCGCCAAAAGTTATCTGCTTGAAAACAAGGGAACCTTTTTTGAAGATCAAACGGAAAACCTGGCTCCGGATTTTGGGAATTTGGGTATGATCACCGACGCCGTATGGACCGACTTTGATGCCAATGGGACCATGGATATCATTATTGTTGGGGAATGGACACCCATCCTGTTTTACTCCAACACCACGAAGGGTTTCATTAATGTGACCGAAAGTACGGGCTTGGAAAATACTGAAGGATGGTGGTTCAGTTTGGCACAAGAGGATTTTGATAATGATGGTGACATGGATTATGTGGCCGGGAACCTAGGTTTGAATTATAAGTATCAGGCATCCCCAGATGAGCCGTTTGAGGTCTTTGCGGATGATTTTGACAATAATGGAAGTAAGGATATTGTATTGAGCTACTACAATTTCGGTGAGGTTTTTCCGGTTCGGGGAAGATCCTGTTCTTCGCAACAGATTCCTTCGATAACCCAAAAATTTGAGGACTATAATTCCTTCGCCTCAGCTGATTTGGTTGATATATATGGGAAGGAAGACCTTGATTCGGCGGAAATCCATTATGCCGCGAAAACCTTTGCAAGTAGTTATATCGAAAATTTGGGCAATGGAAGGTTTTCCTTGCACAAGTTGCCCAATGAGGCGCAATTCTCATCCGTGAACGGTATTTTGGCAATGGATATTGATGACGATGGTTTCAAGGATTTGGTCTTGGCGGGAAACCTTTATGTCTCTGAGATAGAGACCCCAAGGAATGACGCATCCTATGGCACATACCTCAGGGGTGATGGCACCGGAAAGTTCCATGCGTTGCCAAACATGGAAAGTGGACTTTTTATCGGTGGAGATGTGAAGGACTTGGCCTTTATGGAAGTGGATGGGAAAAAATTCATAATCGCAGCAAAAAACAATGACTTTCCGCAATTTGTGAGGTTGGTCAAAGGCAAATGA